One genomic region from Fictibacillus marinisediminis encodes:
- the uvrB gene encoding excinuclease ABC subunit UvrB, with translation MSEPFQLVSSYEPQGDQPKAIRKLVQGIKEKKQKMTLLGATGTGKTFTVSNVIKEVNKPTLVIAHNKTLAGQLYSEFKEFFPNNAVEYFVSYYDYYQPEAYIPQSDTFIEKDASINDEIDKLRHSATSSLFERKDVIIVSSVSCIYGLGSPEEYKSLVISLRTGMERDRDQLLRDLVDIQYNRNDINFTRGTFRVRGDVVEIFPASRDERCLRVEFFGDEIDRITEVDALTGEIVGERNHVAIFPASHFVTREEKMKLAIQRIEAELEERLKELNDAGKLLEAQRLEQRTRYDIEMMSEMGFCSGIENYSLHLTLRPIGSTPYTLLDYFPDDSMIVIDESHVTLPQIRGMYNGDQARKNVLVEHGFRLPSAKDNRPLTFQEFEEKDKFQHIYVSATPGPYEAEHAPEPIQQIIRPTGLLDPTIEVRKSKGQIDDLLGEINDRVAKKERVLVTTLTKKMSEDLTDYLQEMGIKVRYLHSEIKTLERIQIIRDLRLGVFDVLVGINLLREGLDIPEVSLVTILDADKEGFLRSERSLIQTMGRAARNSNGHVIMYADRITNSMEIAIGETQRRRNVQMQYNEEHGITPQTIKKAVHDVISATQAAEEAEEYTSKAPKQKMSKKDREAFVERLEAEMKDAARNLQFERAAELRDMILELKAEG, from the coding sequence ATGAGTGAGCCTTTTCAGCTCGTTTCTTCTTACGAACCGCAGGGAGACCAGCCTAAAGCGATCCGCAAGCTGGTTCAGGGAATCAAAGAGAAGAAGCAAAAAATGACACTGCTTGGCGCCACAGGTACAGGTAAGACATTTACGGTTTCAAATGTCATAAAAGAGGTGAATAAACCAACGCTGGTTATCGCCCATAACAAAACATTGGCTGGACAGCTGTACAGTGAGTTCAAGGAATTCTTTCCGAATAACGCGGTTGAATACTTTGTAAGCTACTACGATTACTATCAGCCGGAAGCTTACATCCCGCAGTCCGATACGTTCATTGAAAAAGATGCGAGCATCAACGACGAAATTGATAAACTCAGACACAGTGCCACCTCTTCGTTATTTGAACGGAAGGACGTTATCATTGTTTCCAGTGTTTCCTGCATCTATGGCCTGGGTTCACCGGAAGAGTACAAAAGCCTGGTTATTTCCTTGCGTACAGGCATGGAAAGAGACAGGGACCAGCTTCTGCGTGATTTGGTAGATATCCAGTACAACCGAAATGATATCAATTTCACACGCGGTACTTTCCGCGTGCGTGGAGATGTTGTGGAGATCTTCCCGGCTTCACGTGATGAACGCTGCCTCAGAGTAGAGTTCTTTGGTGATGAGATTGATCGGATTACCGAGGTGGACGCCCTCACTGGAGAAATTGTCGGTGAACGGAACCATGTTGCCATTTTCCCGGCATCCCACTTCGTAACACGTGAAGAAAAAATGAAATTAGCCATTCAGAGGATCGAAGCCGAGCTTGAAGAGAGGCTGAAGGAGCTGAATGACGCAGGGAAGCTGCTTGAAGCCCAGCGCCTTGAGCAGCGTACGCGCTACGATATTGAAATGATGAGCGAGATGGGCTTCTGCTCAGGAATTGAAAACTATTCCCTGCACCTTACGCTTCGCCCGATTGGATCTACACCGTATACACTCCTTGATTATTTTCCTGATGATTCAATGATCGTCATCGATGAGTCCCATGTTACATTGCCGCAGATTCGTGGAATGTATAACGGAGACCAGGCAAGAAAGAATGTACTGGTGGAGCACGGCTTCCGTTTGCCGTCAGCCAAGGACAACCGTCCGCTCACGTTCCAGGAGTTCGAAGAAAAAGATAAGTTTCAGCATATATACGTTTCCGCGACCCCAGGACCTTATGAAGCGGAGCATGCCCCTGAACCGATCCAGCAGATCATCCGCCCGACAGGATTGCTTGATCCGACCATCGAAGTGAGGAAAAGCAAAGGGCAGATTGATGACCTTCTCGGGGAAATCAATGATCGTGTGGCGAAGAAAGAACGGGTGCTCGTAACAACGCTCACGAAAAAAATGTCCGAGGATCTGACAGATTATCTGCAGGAAATGGGTATAAAGGTAAGATACCTCCATTCCGAGATCAAAACGCTGGAGCGGATTCAGATCATCAGAGATCTCAGGCTCGGTGTGTTTGACGTGCTGGTCGGGATCAATCTCCTGCGGGAAGGCTTGGACATTCCTGAGGTATCTTTGGTTACGATCCTGGATGCCGATAAGGAAGGGTTCCTTCGTTCAGAAAGGTCTCTCATCCAGACGATGGGCCGTGCAGCGCGTAACAGCAATGGCCACGTCATCATGTATGCCGACCGTATTACGAATTCCATGGAGATCGCCATCGGAGAAACACAGAGGCGCCGAAATGTTCAGATGCAGTATAACGAGGAGCACGGGATCACGCCGCAAACGATTAAAAAAGCAGTGCACGATGTTATAAGTGCCACTCAAGCGGCTGAAGAAGCCGAGGAGTATACATCTAAAGCACCAAAACAAAAAATGAGCAAGAAAGACCGCGAAGCATTTGTTGAACGCCTTGAAGCTGAAATGAAAGATGCAGCAAGAAATCTGCAGTTTGAGCGCGCCGCAGAGCTTCGTGATATGATTCTGGAGCTTAAGGCTGAAGGGTAA
- a CDS encoding sulfite exporter TauE/SafE family protein, whose translation MDLLYIFLGLAVGIISGFFGLGGGFILTPVLILFGYEPVTAIATSLMYSIGTSVSGVFAHLRMKNIYWKTAITLGLSGVLATQAAHPVVMWLSEKDWDKIVIPALYIILMGYFAVQLLRKKKNTTTAETPAENAFSMTKALMIGFTGGFLSTTLGVGGGFVMVPLMISVLKLEPRKAVGTSLVSVFAIVSAGFLTYAQSITLNYHFGIFLIIGALIGAQLGARLTSLYQNHQMETYLGGIYAATIVSVFLQLLHFGHIGLGVVSVYIIILLLVFLKDSARYWRKKASAPS comes from the coding sequence ATGGATTTGCTCTATATTTTCCTGGGTCTTGCTGTTGGGATTATTTCTGGATTTTTCGGACTTGGGGGAGGCTTTATTTTAACCCCTGTTTTAATATTGTTTGGCTATGAGCCAGTTACAGCGATCGCTACCAGTCTCATGTATTCGATCGGGACGAGTGTTTCAGGGGTATTTGCTCATCTTCGCATGAAGAATATCTATTGGAAAACAGCCATTACCCTTGGCTTGTCAGGAGTACTTGCCACACAGGCTGCACACCCTGTTGTCATGTGGCTTAGCGAAAAGGATTGGGATAAAATTGTGATACCGGCCTTATATATCATACTGATGGGGTACTTTGCTGTTCAGCTGCTCAGGAAAAAGAAAAATACAACTACTGCTGAGACGCCGGCGGAAAATGCCTTTTCAATGACGAAAGCGCTGATGATTGGGTTTACTGGCGGTTTTCTTTCGACCACCCTTGGAGTCGGGGGCGGCTTTGTCATGGTTCCACTGATGATTTCCGTATTAAAACTTGAACCAAGAAAAGCAGTTGGGACAAGCCTTGTCAGTGTTTTTGCCATTGTTTCAGCAGGGTTCCTGACATATGCACAATCGATCACTCTGAACTATCACTTCGGCATCTTTTTAATCATCGGCGCATTGATCGGCGCGCAGCTGGGGGCCAGACTAACCTCGCTCTATCAAAATCATCAAATGGAAACGTATCTCGGCGGAATCTATGCCGCAACGATCGTATCCGTCTTTCTGCAGCTTTTACACTTCGGCCATATCGGCCTCGGTGTTGTTTCGGTCTATATTATCATACTGCTCCTTGTTTTTTTAAAGGATTCAGCTCGCTACTGGCGAAAAAAAGCGTCCGCCCCTTCTTGA
- a CDS encoding DUF2198 family protein, which translates to MVEVLLAALLPIVLQLLFNRVLFSKYLPVMITLLILLFAFDGLNQPVYLQATALCSVLAGYWLGLNIHKKQARKMK; encoded by the coding sequence ATGGTTGAGGTGTTACTGGCAGCGCTTTTGCCGATTGTTTTACAGCTTCTTTTTAACCGGGTGCTCTTTTCAAAGTATCTGCCTGTCATGATTACATTGCTAATTTTGCTGTTTGCGTTCGATGGCCTGAATCAGCCGGTGTATCTTCAGGCAACAGCACTATGTTCTGTATTGGCCGGCTATTGGCTCGGTTTAAACATTCATAAAAAACAAGCGCGTAAAATGAAATAA
- a CDS encoding HAD-IA family hydrolase, which yields MIKSVIFDFDGTLADSRLVFLSVFNQLAAKHGFRKVDVEEMEFLRKLSMMERIKHLNFPMHKIPASSAEFYELYNQALGDVTLVPGMAELLSEVNRRGFKSAIISSNSKKNVEAFLSRNRLHHMEEIICSTRLFGKDRHIKSYLKKNGMAKEEVIYVGDEARDIAACRKSGIKIIWVGWGYDAREAAEKEKPDFMVFHPKDILTVLN from the coding sequence ATGATAAAGTCTGTTATTTTTGATTTTGATGGCACGCTCGCTGACTCAAGGCTCGTGTTCTTATCGGTGTTTAATCAGCTGGCAGCAAAACATGGTTTTCGGAAAGTAGATGTTGAAGAGATGGAGTTTTTGAGGAAGCTTTCGATGATGGAAAGGATCAAACATCTGAATTTCCCAATGCACAAAATACCAGCATCGAGCGCTGAGTTTTACGAGCTTTATAATCAAGCATTAGGGGATGTGACATTGGTCCCTGGCATGGCTGAACTGTTATCAGAAGTAAACAGGAGGGGATTCAAGTCGGCCATTATATCTTCCAATTCGAAAAAGAATGTTGAAGCCTTTCTATCCCGAAACCGCCTCCACCATATGGAAGAGATCATTTGCTCCACCCGGCTTTTTGGTAAGGATCGCCATATTAAAAGCTATCTTAAAAAGAACGGAATGGCCAAAGAAGAAGTGATCTATGTCGGTGATGAAGCCAGAGATATTGCCGCCTGCAGAAAAAGCGGCATTAAAATCATTTGGGTAGGCTGGGGCTATGACGCAAGGGAAGCTGCAGAAAAGGAAAAACCGGATTTTATGGTTTTCCATCCCAAGGATATTTTAACGGTATTGAACTGA
- a CDS encoding anti-sigma regulatory factor has translation MNYHQVTVEIKNELDISIARQEGKELARIIGFNSVNQVRIKTVISELARNIYLYAGEGKIIVEAIEEEKRAGIRVSAIDQGPGIQDIKMALQAGYTSSGGLGAGLPGVQKLMDIINVQSTLNLGTEITAIKWCSEKMMK, from the coding sequence ATGAACTATCATCAGGTTACGGTTGAAATAAAAAATGAATTGGATATCTCAATTGCCCGTCAAGAAGGGAAAGAACTTGCTAGAATCATCGGTTTTAATTCCGTTAATCAAGTCCGGATCAAAACTGTGATATCCGAGCTTGCCAGAAACATTTACCTTTATGCAGGAGAGGGTAAAATCATTGTCGAAGCGATTGAGGAAGAAAAACGGGCAGGGATCAGGGTATCGGCCATTGATCAAGGTCCAGGTATTCAAGACATTAAAATGGCGCTTCAAGCAGGATATACGAGTTCAGGAGGATTGGGAGCCGGTTTGCCGGGGGTCCAAAAATTAATGGATATCATCAATGTTCAATCGACTCTTAATTTGGGTACTGAAATCACGGCCATTAAATGGTGCAGTGAAAAAATGATGAAATAG
- a CDS encoding cation diffusion facilitator family transporter, with protein MVHERERIGKKVAWLALISNCILTIGKVAVGLIAGSESVFADGIHSAADIVASIAVLAVVGISNKPPDEDHPFGHGKAEVLSEGFVGIILFLVSIYIVIEGILGLIGTPKAPEYIALFAALFSYIAKHLLYHNSMKLGEKYNSKAIIAIAFDHKADIVASLAAFFGVILSIIGDKFNLPYLLYGDAAASLIVAFLILKISLKLLGSSVDVLMDKNIEKPLLTQYRKVVMEFKEVKRIDRMRARTHGHYIILDLRISLNYDLSIKEGHDIARDLRDEIQKRFPDISEVFIHINPYFPDKN; from the coding sequence ATTGTACATGAAAGAGAAAGAATAGGTAAAAAAGTGGCCTGGCTGGCTCTGATCAGCAACTGTATATTAACCATTGGAAAGGTTGCGGTCGGGCTGATTGCAGGAAGTGAATCGGTCTTTGCGGACGGTATACACTCCGCTGCAGACATTGTAGCTTCTATTGCTGTACTGGCCGTGGTAGGAATCTCCAACAAGCCGCCTGATGAGGACCATCCATTCGGACATGGTAAAGCTGAAGTGCTTAGTGAAGGCTTTGTAGGTATTATTTTATTTCTTGTTTCTATATATATTGTTATTGAAGGCATCCTGGGCTTAATCGGAACACCGAAAGCACCTGAGTACATTGCCTTGTTCGCCGCTCTATTTTCTTATATTGCAAAGCACCTGCTTTACCATAACTCCATGAAGCTGGGTGAAAAATACAACAGCAAAGCCATAATAGCGATCGCGTTTGACCACAAAGCTGACATTGTAGCCTCCCTCGCTGCTTTTTTTGGTGTCATACTATCCATTATCGGGGATAAATTCAACTTGCCTTATCTCTTATACGGCGATGCTGCGGCCAGTCTGATCGTCGCTTTCCTTATCCTGAAAATCTCACTGAAACTGCTCGGTTCATCCGTTGATGTATTGATGGATAAGAATATTGAAAAACCGCTGCTGACGCAGTACCGAAAAGTTGTCATGGAATTTAAAGAAGTGAAGCGGATTGACCGCATGAGAGCGAGGACACATGGCCACTACATCATTCTGGACTTAAGAATTTCGCTCAATTATGATCTGAGCATTAAAGAAGGCCATGATATTGCAAGAGATTTAAGAGACGAGATACAAAAAAGATTTCCGGATATATCTGAGGTATTTATTCATATTAATCCGTATTTTCCTGACAAAAATTGA
- a CDS encoding YmaF family protein: protein MNNKVGKDDFVQGFVPNHNHGSVDYTSMAGDHVHQCLDVTSPPIPTQDGGHIHFTEGYVMFENGHNHHYRAYSGPPIPVGNGMHVHYYDFYTSVDDGHQHHVKGVDHPAPGTK from the coding sequence ATGAACAACAAAGTGGGAAAGGATGATTTTGTCCAAGGATTTGTTCCCAACCACAATCATGGTTCCGTTGATTATACTTCCATGGCTGGAGACCACGTCCATCAATGCCTTGATGTCACTTCTCCGCCCATTCCTACACAGGACGGAGGCCACATCCATTTTACGGAAGGATACGTAATGTTTGAAAATGGCCATAACCACCATTACCGAGCCTATTCTGGTCCGCCTATTCCAGTAGGCAACGGCATGCATGTTCACTATTACGACTTTTATACAAGTGTAGACGATGGCCATCAGCATCATGTAAAAGGGGTAGATCATCCCGCACCCGGAACAAAGTAA
- a CDS encoding GtrA family protein: protein MKHSFVRFLIVGVINTLVGLSVIYLLLHAADVSYWLATFSGNAVGACVSYVLNRMFTFRSSSPVAGSMVRFAIVIFLCYFIAYYAGIRIADWAFSAILPLPKHFAKDAAVLIGTGLYTVLNYAGQKRFVFTESSSSGKAGTMTRE, encoded by the coding sequence ATGAAACATTCATTTGTACGATTTTTGATAGTTGGTGTAATCAATACATTGGTCGGATTATCGGTGATCTATCTGCTGCTTCATGCAGCAGATGTATCATATTGGCTGGCAACCTTTTCAGGAAACGCAGTAGGCGCATGTGTGAGCTATGTGCTAAACCGGATGTTCACGTTTAGAAGCTCCTCACCAGTAGCGGGAAGTATGGTGCGGTTTGCTATCGTCATTTTTCTCTGCTATTTTATCGCCTATTATGCCGGAATTCGGATCGCAGACTGGGCCTTCTCAGCAATCCTTCCTCTGCCAAAACACTTTGCCAAAGATGCCGCTGTTTTGATAGGAACAGGACTGTATACGGTTCTGAATTATGCCGGACAAAAACGCTTCGTGTTTACGGAGAGCAGCAGCTCTGGTAAGGCGGGCACTATGACGCGGGAGTAA
- a CDS encoding DUF6044 family protein has protein sequence MIVKYWSALSPENKHLTLAWVLLVLFMAPPFILGEHSHIRVHDNMDSNIAWYKVLKESGQLFGPMDTVIPQIINGLPRNAFGTEFSLIQWLHHWFPPMTAYAISQGITRIFAFIGMYLLLSKHFMKDEKAYPITVWVSLAFALTPFWPSGMLSTLGQPLALWAFLNIRKHKETWREWLTLLLLPLYSSFVLGFFFFLTAVGVIWLYDAVTKKRWNMRFLFSIVLMTVLYLLIEYRLVYSLVVPEAPTSRNEFMSSKLSFWHTIRLVFKNYFLGHTHVLTLHSAVIIPIMFAALWKIWKDRSSGEIKKSFLLLFLLNFLLSVWYAFWFYKGWTPVKEKVSFLATFNFARFHFLRPLVIYVLFALGSWILWKIEGWRTWIKAGLALQIFILCCAHEEIYYRVVHAPSFKEFYAVKQFEEMEHYIGKPQSSYRVASIGIHPAIAQYNGFYTLDTYNNYYPLSYKHEFRRIIAKELDKDRMLKNYFDQWGNRCYLFADELGKKYHYTKHSKKRIQHLQLNTKVFTQMGGRYIFSALPIDNAEENHLHFVKAFSHKESAWRIYLYRAEKMD, from the coding sequence ATGATTGTGAAATACTGGTCAGCCTTGAGTCCGGAAAATAAACATCTGACATTGGCATGGGTGCTGCTGGTTTTGTTCATGGCCCCTCCGTTTATTCTCGGTGAGCATTCTCATATCCGAGTACATGACAATATGGATTCCAACATTGCGTGGTACAAGGTGTTAAAAGAAAGCGGGCAGCTGTTCGGTCCGATGGACACCGTCATTCCGCAAATTATCAACGGCCTTCCCAGGAATGCTTTCGGAACTGAGTTCAGTCTGATCCAATGGCTTCATCACTGGTTTCCGCCTATGACAGCTTATGCCATAAGCCAGGGGATTACCCGGATTTTTGCGTTCATCGGGATGTATTTGCTGCTGTCGAAGCATTTTATGAAAGATGAAAAGGCTTATCCCATAACCGTGTGGGTTTCACTGGCCTTTGCACTGACTCCCTTTTGGCCGTCGGGAATGCTCAGTACGCTAGGGCAGCCCCTTGCTTTATGGGCATTTTTAAATATTAGAAAGCACAAAGAAACCTGGAGGGAATGGCTTACGCTTTTACTCCTGCCCCTATACTCCAGTTTTGTGCTTGGATTTTTCTTTTTTCTCACTGCAGTGGGTGTGATCTGGCTTTATGATGCAGTTACAAAAAAGCGGTGGAACATGCGCTTTTTATTCAGCATTGTATTGATGACGGTCCTTTATTTGCTGATTGAATATAGACTCGTATACTCGCTGGTAGTGCCTGAAGCACCGACAAGCCGGAATGAATTCATGAGCTCGAAGCTTTCGTTCTGGCATACAATACGGCTTGTTTTCAAAAACTATTTTCTGGGCCACACGCATGTCCTCACTTTACATTCAGCGGTCATTATACCCATTATGTTTGCTGCGCTTTGGAAGATTTGGAAAGATAGAAGCAGTGGCGAGATTAAAAAATCGTTCCTTCTCTTATTCTTGCTTAACTTCTTGCTGTCTGTCTGGTATGCCTTTTGGTTTTACAAGGGCTGGACGCCTGTAAAGGAGAAGGTTTCTTTTCTTGCGACGTTCAATTTTGCACGTTTTCATTTTTTGCGCCCGCTCGTTATTTATGTTTTGTTTGCTTTAGGAAGCTGGATTCTATGGAAAATAGAAGGCTGGCGGACATGGATAAAGGCCGGTTTGGCTCTTCAGATTTTTATTTTATGCTGTGCTCATGAGGAAATTTATTATCGTGTTGTCCATGCGCCGTCCTTCAAGGAGTTTTATGCCGTCAAACAATTCGAGGAGATGGAACACTATATCGGAAAGCCGCAGTCTTCCTATCGTGTGGCGAGCATCGGGATCCATCCTGCCATCGCCCAGTATAACGGCTTTTACACCCTTGATACATACAACAATTATTATCCGCTGTCTTATAAGCATGAGTTCCGCAGAATCATTGCCAAAGAACTTGATAAAGACCGGATGCTAAAAAATTACTTTGATCAATGGGGAAACCGGTGCTATCTTTTTGCAGATGAGCTGGGAAAGAAGTACCATTACACGAAACATTCAAAGAAACGCATTCAGCATCTCCAGCTGAACACGAAAGTCTTTACTCAAATGGGAGGCCGGTATATCTTTTCTGCGCTTCCGATTGATAATGCAGAAGAAAATCACCTGCATTTTGTAAAAGCATTTTCTCACAAAGAATCAGCCTGGAGGATTTATTTGTATCGTGCTGAAAAAATGGACTAA
- the galU gene encoding UTP--glucose-1-phosphate uridylyltransferase GalU, producing the protein MTKKVKKAIIPAAGLGTRFLPATKAMPKEMLPIVDKPTIQYIVEEAINSGIEDILIVTGKGKRAIEDHFDYSFDLEQSLFSKGKVKLLQEVQRSSEMADIHYIRQKQPKGLGHAVWSARKFIGDEPFAVLLGDDIVQSETPCIRQLIQQYEKTGSSVIGVKPVPEEETDRYGIIETKKQVGRLYEVSNFVEKPSKGEAPSNLAIMGRYVLTPEIFSILDNQEIGAGGEIQLTDAIHRLNQEQNVYAYEFEGDRYDVGDKLGFITTTIEFALKNKELNEPLMHYLKEKLMNVQADPKL; encoded by the coding sequence ATGACGAAAAAAGTGAAGAAAGCCATTATTCCGGCAGCAGGTCTTGGGACGAGATTTCTGCCGGCCACGAAAGCAATGCCGAAAGAAATGCTGCCTATCGTAGACAAACCAACCATTCAATACATTGTGGAAGAAGCGATTAATTCCGGGATAGAAGATATTCTGATCGTAACAGGTAAAGGAAAACGTGCGATCGAGGATCATTTTGATTATTCATTTGATCTGGAGCAGAGTCTGTTCAGCAAAGGAAAGGTGAAACTGCTTCAGGAAGTTCAGCGCTCGTCAGAAATGGCAGATATTCATTACATCCGCCAGAAGCAGCCGAAGGGGCTTGGGCATGCTGTATGGAGTGCAAGGAAATTTATTGGAGACGAGCCGTTCGCTGTTCTGCTTGGTGATGATATTGTCCAATCGGAAACACCGTGCATTCGCCAGCTGATCCAGCAGTATGAGAAAACAGGATCATCTGTTATCGGGGTAAAGCCTGTTCCAGAAGAAGAAACAGACCGGTACGGGATCATTGAAACGAAAAAACAAGTAGGACGCCTGTATGAGGTCTCCAATTTTGTAGAAAAACCTTCAAAAGGCGAAGCTCCTTCCAACCTGGCGATCATGGGGCGCTACGTTCTTACTCCCGAGATCTTTTCCATTCTCGATAACCAGGAAATCGGGGCCGGAGGGGAGATTCAGCTTACCGATGCCATTCATAGGCTGAACCAGGAACAGAACGTATATGCTTATGAGTTTGAGGGTGATCGGTATGATGTAGGGGACAAACTTGGTTTTATAACAACCACGATTGAATTTGCATTGAAGAACAAAGAGCTTAACGAGCCTCTTATGCATTATTTAAAAGAAAAGCTGATGAACGTGCAGGCTGATCCAAAACTGTAA
- a CDS encoding Gfo/Idh/MocA family protein, translated as MIRFGVIGTNWITDAFLKAAGDLEDFKLGAVYSRTEEKGREFAGKHGVHTVFTNVEEMAKSDVIDAVYVASPNSFHSKHAITLMNHGKHVLCEKPLASNAEEVKEMIEAAKANKIVLMEALKSTMLPGFKAIQESLPKIETIRRYVGNYCQYSSRYDAYKEGNILNAFKPQFSNGALMDLGTYCIYPLVVLFGKPISVKASGVMLESGVDGEGSVLLTYESMEAVITYSKITDSFLPSEIQGEKGSIIIDRIHTPEKVEIRHRDGSVEDVSQTAQHEPMYYEAKEFISLIKQGKLESDINSHENSLTVMEIMDEVRSQIGVVYPSDRK; from the coding sequence GTGATACGTTTTGGAGTAATCGGAACAAACTGGATTACCGATGCTTTCTTGAAAGCAGCAGGTGACTTGGAAGACTTTAAGCTGGGTGCCGTCTATTCAAGAACGGAGGAGAAAGGGAGAGAGTTCGCGGGCAAGCATGGGGTACATACGGTTTTTACCAATGTGGAAGAGATGGCAAAATCCGATGTGATCGATGCGGTTTATGTTGCCAGCCCGAACTCTTTTCACTCGAAGCATGCCATCACGCTGATGAACCATGGCAAGCATGTGCTCTGTGAAAAGCCGCTTGCTTCCAACGCAGAGGAAGTCAAAGAAATGATCGAAGCGGCAAAAGCAAACAAGATTGTTCTGATGGAGGCGCTAAAATCAACCATGCTTCCGGGATTCAAAGCAATTCAAGAAAGCTTGCCCAAGATCGAGACCATAAGAAGATACGTGGGAAACTACTGCCAGTATTCTTCCCGCTATGATGCCTATAAAGAAGGAAACATTTTGAATGCGTTTAAGCCTCAGTTTTCAAATGGAGCGCTCATGGACTTGGGAACGTACTGCATCTATCCGCTTGTAGTTCTGTTCGGCAAGCCGATCAGCGTAAAGGCGAGCGGGGTTATGCTGGAATCCGGTGTGGATGGGGAAGGCAGCGTCCTTTTGACGTATGAGTCGATGGAGGCTGTCATTACGTATTCAAAGATTACGGATTCGTTCCTTCCTTCTGAAATTCAGGGGGAGAAAGGGAGCATCATCATTGACCGGATTCATACACCGGAAAAGGTTGAGATCCGCCATCGAGACGGATCGGTGGAAGATGTCTCTCAAACAGCCCAACATGAACCGATGTATTATGAAGCAAAAGAATTCATCTCTCTGATTAAGCAAGGAAAACTGGAATCAGACATCAACTCTCACGAAAATTCTCTTACAGTCATGGAGATTATGGATGAAGTCCGCAGCCAGATTGGTGTTGTCTATCCAAGCGACCGAAAATAA
- a CDS encoding CobW family GTP-binding protein, which produces MSQPKIPTYILSGFLGSGKTTVLLKMLSDFKSRGLKPGIVLNELGQVNVEGHMFKGEKMLEMLDGCICCTIQDDLREELQFFLQEENAVDVLLIEGTGVANPKEILEALTDPRLRDGFETQSIISLADASKFLEYQSIFSSSREIREMLNEQITSATLILLNKMDLVNEKTKDKIYKKLRKQLKAEVEILETVYGEVELDELLKKRMSTVAVSLSKGTGNAGHSHHEHEDHHHHEHPFKAFKIEDFPAVERIRFEKWLKKLPESVLRGKGMVSLASPSGLYQFQFASKEVEMERMEDQDCRTCLILIGYNMPIEEIRVSFQQEVLQTVSI; this is translated from the coding sequence ATGTCTCAACCAAAGATACCAACCTATATATTAAGCGGCTTTTTAGGGAGCGGGAAAACGACCGTGCTGCTGAAGATGCTGTCGGATTTTAAAAGCAGGGGGCTCAAGCCGGGCATCGTTCTGAATGAACTCGGACAAGTGAATGTAGAAGGGCATATGTTCAAAGGCGAAAAAATGCTGGAGATGCTGGATGGCTGTATTTGCTGTACGATCCAGGACGACCTTCGCGAGGAACTGCAGTTCTTTTTACAGGAAGAGAACGCTGTCGATGTATTGCTGATTGAAGGTACAGGAGTTGCAAACCCGAAGGAAATTCTTGAAGCACTGACGGATCCGCGGCTTCGTGACGGTTTTGAAACCCAATCGATCATCAGTCTGGCCGATGCAAGTAAGTTTCTTGAGTATCAAAGCATATTCTCCAGTTCAAGAGAGATACGCGAGATGCTCAATGAACAAATAACGAGCGCTACACTTATTCTTTTAAACAAGATGGATCTTGTTAACGAGAAAACGAAAGATAAAATCTATAAAAAGCTTAGAAAGCAATTAAAAGCGGAAGTAGAGATCCTCGAGACAGTATATGGCGAGGTGGAACTTGACGAGCTGCTGAAGAAACGGATGAGCACGGTCGCGGTATCGCTAAGCAAGGGAACAGGAAATGCTGGGCATTCTCATCATGAACATGAAGATCACCACCATCATGAGCATCCATTTAAGGCATTTAAAATAGAAGATTTCCCGGCGGTTGAACGGATCCGGTTTGAAAAATGGCTGAAAAAACTGCCGGAAAGTGTTCTGCGAGGAAAAGGAATGGTATCACTGGCGTCCCCCTCCGGACTCTATCAATTCCAATTTGCATCGAAAGAAGTAGAAATGGAGCGGATGGAAGATCAAGATTGCAGGACATGCCTCATTTTAATTGGCTATAACATGCCGATTGAGGAAATTCGAGTTTCTTTTCAGCAGGAAGTGCTGCAAACCGTCAGCATCTAG